From one Brachypodium distachyon strain Bd21 chromosome 4, Brachypodium_distachyon_v3.0, whole genome shotgun sequence genomic stretch:
- the LOC100828319 gene encoding LOW QUALITY PROTEIN: probable inactive tRNA-specific adenosine deaminase-like protein 3 (The sequence of the model RefSeq protein was modified relative to this genomic sequence to represent the inferred CDS: inserted 2 bases in 2 codons), which translates to MGAYRGCRQPNSLQHSTVDVVAAKIESKVANALIRQLNQVCPLENLRHVKRVRRCIDSGEKSELPIILCLSTGPENCRNGFAEDVXKVVDTYQLSPFIAKVARYPAMSKEECKLWPTSYHPPHETDGLSGXKEEELPSIFDCMRTAIQLAEVSNAAVIVDPSSMQIISKATDLTHQHDPSLKRNTCTRVEADNDCCSAEATEANDGKLLLSSSHVSNGLTMEVSCMNSWGWMKRNSTEQKTLPSEGGFLWHPLGHAAVVAIDNVAERDRILFNTSTTETKLNGDMENCSDNEPSKRLKMVAKDKEQSEHEECCSDLSGRNRPYLCTGFDMYLVWEPCTMCAMALVHQRFKRVFYAIPNPNNGALGTVYRLHGEKSLNHHYSVFRIKVPGQYLNGSSDCSEKASSDCVSS; encoded by the exons ATGGGAGCTTATCGAGGTTGCCGGCAACCTAACTCCCTCCAACATTCTACAG TTGATGTGGTGGCTGCAAAGATTGAATCCAAGGTAGCCAATGCTCTCATAAG GCAATTGAATCAAGTATGCCCACTGGAGAATCTGCGGCATGTTAAGCGGGTGCGTCGGTGTATTGATAGTGGTG AAAAATCCGAGTTACCAATCATCTTATGCCTTTCAACTGGACCTGAAAATTGTAGAAATGGATTTGCCGAAGATG CAAAGGTAGTGGACACATACCAGCTGAGTCCTTTCATTGCGAAA GTTGCCAGGTATCCTGCTATGTCTAAAGAGGAGTGTAAACTTTGGCCaacatcttatcaccccccACATGA AACTGATGGTCTATCTG TTAAGGAAGAGGAATTACCATCAATATTTGATTGCATGAGGACTGCTATCCAGTTAGCCGAG GTCAGCAATGCTGCTGTTATTGTTGATCCCTCGAGTATGCAAATAATTTCGAAGGCTACAGACCTAACACACCAGCATGATCCTTCTCTAAAAAGGAACACATGTACCAGAGTCGAAGCAGATAATGATTGCTGTTCGGCTGAAGCAACTGAGGCTAATGATGGCAAGTTGTTGCTGTCAAGCTCCCATGTTAGCAATGGCTTAACCATGGAGGTCTCTTGTATGAACTCGTGGGGATGGATGAAAAGAAATTCAACTGAGCAGAAGACATTGCCCTCTGAAGGTGGTTTTTTGTGGCACCCTCTGGGACATGCTGCCGTAGTTGCCATTGACAATGTCGCTGAGAGGGATAGAATACTGTTCAATACTTCAACAACCGAAACAAAACTAAATGGCGATATGGAGAATTGTTCTGATAATGAACCATCAAAGCGGCTAAAGATGGTTGCAAAA GATAAAGAACAATCTGAGCATGAAGAATGCTGCAGTGACTTGTCTGGAAGAAACAGACCATATCTTTGCACAGGATTTGACATGTACCTCGTTTGGGAACCATGCACAAT GTGTGCTATGGCACTTGTACACCAAAGATTCAAGCGCGTCTTCTATGCTATCCCTAATCCAAATAATGGAGCACTGGGCACAGTCTACAGATTGCATGGGGAGAAAAGTCTAAATCACCATTACTCTGTGTTTAGGATAAAAGTCCCTGGCCAGTATTTGAATGGTTCAAGTGATTGTTCTGAAAAAGCATCTTCAGATTGCGTATCATCGTAA